A part of Podarcis muralis chromosome 13, rPodMur119.hap1.1, whole genome shotgun sequence genomic DNA contains:
- the CIDEB gene encoding lipid transferase CIDEB: protein MEYINALVPSTLLKSVSSASSELTRRVWAPSPPTQRPFRVCDHKRNVRKGLTAGTLQELLIKARETLLISSIVSLVLEEDGTVVETEEFFDVLDDNTALMALEKGQKWSHARGSSRSYALSGEKPRNSRDIARITFDVYKLNPRDLFGSLNISATFYGLYSMSCDFKCLGPKKVLREILRVASTVMHGIGHILLGASHYIRRILDGGENWHSHARVSYER from the exons ATGGAGTACATAAACGCCCTGGTGCCATCGACATTGTTAAA gTCAGTGTCGAGTGCGAGTTCAGAACTCACCCGCCGTGTTTGGGCTCCAAGTCCCCCAACCCAGAGGCCATTCCGGGTCTGTGACCACAAGCGCAACGTCCGCAAAGGTCTGACTGCAGGGACCTTGCAGGAGCTGTTGATCAAG GCAAGGGAGACCCTGCTGATCTCCAGCATCGTTTCCTTGGTGCTGGAAGAAGATGGCACCGTTGTGGAAACAGAGGAATTCTTTGACGTCCTAGACGATAACACGGCCTTGATGGCGCTAGAGAAAGGGCAGAAATGGAGCCACGCCAGG GGCAGCAGCCGGTCCTATGCGCTCAGCGGGGAGAAACCGAGGAACAGCCGTGACATTGCCCGCATCACCTTTGACGTCTACAAGCTCAACCCCCGCGACCTCTTTGGCAGCCTGAACATCTCGGCCACTTTCTACGGACTCTACTCCATGAGCTGCGACTTCAAGTGTCTGGGGCCCAAGAAGGTGCTAAG gGAGATCTTGCGTGTGGCATCCACCGTCATGCATGGCATCGGGCACATTCTTCTTGGGGCATCCCACTACATCCGCCGGATCCTGGACGGAGGCGAGAACTGGCACTCGCATGCCCGCGTGAGCTACGAACGCTGA